TTCAGATTTCCTCCTGCTTTACACCCGTGCTGGTACACCCATTAAGCGAACCACGGGTAACAATCATTCGACAAGGGTACAGTGTACCTCCCCTTTGGGGGTGAACATAGTCGAGGCAAATCATCAATATGTTGACACTTGCGCCCATTTTCGTTGATTTTCGGGGGTATTCAATTAAGTTCCCTACCCCTTAAGCACTACCCCCGGCGATCAAGTTACCCCCGAATAGGTACTTAATGTGCAGTTCACAACGGTTTTAAAGGAAATCACAAATCGTTGTCCGGTTTTTCATCCCCAAATACACCCACTACCCCCATTCGCGGTAACGACACGATTCAAGTTTGCTAAAAATAGTGTCCTAGAACACTTTTTTTGGTTCGAAAAACATGAAATTATTAGACGCGACTGCCAAATCTTTAAGATTTTTCCACCAACAGGCTTTTTAAAAAATGCTTTTCGACGCCACACCCCAACCATCAAGCGCCGTTAAAAATATTCATCCCTAGGACTAGGTTCTACCTGCAAAAACATTCGGTCTAGAAATACTGAACAGAACTGTCTATTTCTTGGCTAGCTTTTTGTGTACACTCAAATCGCAGGGGCTACTTTCCTTTTATGGCAGTCCAACAAAAGTTAAAGCAATTACTGATTGGAGCACTCCCCACATGGGTAACGTGTACAACAACATCACCGAGACCATCGGCCGCACCCCACTGGTGAAGCTGAACAAGCTCACCGAAGGCCTGGACGCAACCATCCTGGTCAAGCTGGAATCCTTCAACCCAGCAAACTCCGTGAAGGACCGCATCGGTCTGGCCATCATTGAAGCAGCAGAGCAGTCCGGTGACCTGAAGCCAGGTGGCACCATCGTTGAAGCAACCTCCGGCAACACCGGTATCGCACTCGCAATGGTTGGCGCTGCACGTGGTTACAACGTTGTCCTCACCATGCCAGAGACCATGTCCAACGAGCGTCGCGTCCTGCTCCGCGCTTACGGTGCAGAAATTGTTCTCACCCCAGGTGCAGCTGGCATGCAGGGTGCAAAGGACAAGGCAGACGAGATCGTCGCTGAGCGCGAAAACGCAATCCTTGCTCGCCAGTTCGAGAACGAGGCAAACCCAAAGGTTCACCGCGAAACCACCGTTCAGGAAATCCTCGAAGACACCGACGGCAACGTTGACATCTTCGTCGCAGGTTTCGGTACCGGCGGAACCGTAACTGGCGTTGGCCAGGTTCTGAAGGAAAAGAACCCAAATGTTGAGATCTACACTGTTGAGCCAGAGGCTTCCCCACTGCTTACCACCGGCAAGGCTGGCCCACACAAGATCCAGGGCATCGGCGCAAACTTCATCCCTGAGGTCCTAGACCGCAAGGTTCTCGATGACGTGCTCACCGTCTCCAACGAAGACGCAATCGCTTACTCCCGCAAGCTTGCTGTTGACGAAGGCATCCTCGGCGGCATCTCCACCGGTGCAAACATCAAGGCTGCGCTGGACTTGGCAGCAAAGCCAGAGAACGCTGGCAAGACCATCGTCACCATCGTCTGCGACTTCGGTGAGCGCTACGTCTCCACCGTTTTGTACGAAGACATCCGCGACTAATCCCTGCGGTTGTTAACCACCTAAGCTTCATGCTTGGGTGGTTTTTTGATATCTAGGGCTTGCGTCTGGCTTTTCTTGGATGAATATTTCTCACACGAGTTTCCACTTGCCCAATAGACGCGCTGTTAGACTTGCCAGCATGCTCTCGACTCTAAAAATGATCCGTGAAGATCTTGCAAACGCCCGTGAACACGATCCAGCAGCCCGAGGCGATTTAGAAAACGCCATAGTTTATTCCGGCCTCCACGCCATTTGGGCACACCGAGTCGCACACAGCTGGTGGAAATCCGGTTTCCGGGGTCCAGCCCGCGTATTATCCCAATTCACCCGATTCCTCACCGGCATTGAAATTCACCCCGGTGCCACGATCGGTAGACGCTTCTTTATTGACCACGGCATGGGAATCGTCATCGGTGAAACCGCAGAGATCGGCGAAGGCGTCATGCTCTATCACGGTGTAACCCTAGGCGGACAGGTTCTCACACAAA
Above is a genomic segment from Corynebacterium suranareeae containing:
- the cysK gene encoding cysteine synthase A — encoded protein: MGNVYNNITETIGRTPLVKLNKLTEGLDATILVKLESFNPANSVKDRIGLAIIEAAEQSGDLKPGGTIVEATSGNTGIALAMVGAARGYNVVLTMPETMSNERRVLLRAYGAEIVLTPGAAGMQGAKDKADEIVAERENAILARQFENEANPKVHRETTVQEILEDTDGNVDIFVAGFGTGGTVTGVGQVLKEKNPNVEIYTVEPEASPLLTTGKAGPHKIQGIGANFIPEVLDRKVLDDVLTVSNEDAIAYSRKLAVDEGILGGISTGANIKAALDLAAKPENAGKTIVTIVCDFGERYVSTVLYEDIRD
- the epsC gene encoding serine O-acetyltransferase EpsC, with protein sequence MLSTLKMIREDLANAREHDPAARGDLENAIVYSGLHAIWAHRVAHSWWKSGFRGPARVLSQFTRFLTGIEIHPGATIGRRFFIDHGMGIVIGETAEIGEGVMLYHGVTLGGQVLTQTKRHPTLCDNVTVGAGAKILGPITIGEGSAIGANAVVTKDVPAEHIAVGIPAVARPRGKSEKIKLVDPDYYI